A window of Pongo pygmaeus isolate AG05252 chromosome Y, NHGRI_mPonPyg2-v2.0_pri, whole genome shotgun sequence genomic DNA:
CAAGGGCCTTAGATTCTTCCAGTACAATTTGATTATATGAGGCAAGCTCCTTAATTTGAATCATAACCTCTTGGGTGAAAGTTCCACTCAAAAATACCTGAGAGACCAGGCCTTTGGCACATGCCTCCCGTGCTGTCAGCTTTCGCCCagcaaataacatttcattggcaGATGCTTTACccatcattttttgaaatgtaatagTTGAACAGCCATCTGGACTCTGTCCAAAGGTCATATAAGGGGTTTGGAACCAAGCCTTTTCATTAGCCCACACGAGATCACAAAGGGGCAGGATGGATGCACCTAGTCCAATGGCAGGGCCATTGACTGATACAAcaataggctttttaaattgaataaaagtATTCACAAAGTTCTTGATGGTATCCACCATTTCAAGGCTTGCTCTGTTTCTGTCGTTCCTTAAGCGCTTCACAAAGTACCCAAAATCAAGACCGCAGCAAAAGACACTTCCAGCTGCACTGAACAGCACGAGCTTGCTGTCATCCACAGCAGCGTTATTAAGAGCATTAACtatttctttaattacttctGTATTCAGTGCATTTCTTTCTGTGGATCTAGTTGATAGCACTATCTGGGTGAATCCATCCTCTCTCTTCACTACAATGTCTCTGTATGTGCTGGCACTTTCTGTTAGCTTTATGGTAAAGTACATCTTCTTGATAAAAGGCTGGTCTCTGCTGTCATCAGTAATATTTCTTTGCCCACCTTTCACTCTTGGAACTGAGGTATGCATGTCTGTTGTTCCATTGGCTGCTAATGGGTCTACTAATACCACTATACCTTTTTGGGTAGCCGAACCTGTGGCCATTGAAGCGGTAACTGAGCCAGACATCTGCGACATTGGTGGGTGTATCTGAGTCTTGTTCTCTATTCCAGGCTGTTCTGCACCAGGACGTGACAAAGAGTCCTGGAGGAGTTTCCCTTCTGTCACCTTGAAGACCACCGTGTCCTGCTGATCTGCTGCAATAGGGTACAGTTTCTCAAGTTTCTGAAAGCCACTCACAGTTTTCTTGTCGTTAAAGGGGCTTTCAGGTGCAAGGGTCTTGAtagttgaatttattttctccatattctGTGTGTCGGAGAGAAGTGAAGCTGCCTTTCTCCTAACGATCTTGCTGGCAGCAAATAACTTGCTGTTTTTGGATCTGTGGTGTCTATCCGTCACTTGCGTTTTAGGAGAGTTCTTAGAATAGCTCGCTTTTGTAGATCTAGAAGTTCTTCTTCTGGCATTGTTTGTAAAAATTCTACTGATTCTAGTCCATGtcagctttttctgtttttcagtctgtcGTCTATTAAAATCAAGTATACATTTTTCACAGTTCCTGAGGTGCTGCTCTGGTTCCCAAGTGTCATCCTGTTGGTCGTAACCTTTCCACCGAATCAAATACTCTGTATTCCCGTTTTTATCTCGTCTTTTGTCAACAATACtttcaacctcaaactcctgggaagcGATGAGGAAAGACACAGGATTGGAGCAGTTGCTGTGCCAACTTTGTTTCAGTTGTGTCTCCAAATAGCCACTCTtttctgcctccagttcttcACCAGGTTCTGCATATGGATGAACATCTTCTATTTCATCACCACTGGTGTAGTGAAAATTGTGTGAAATAGCGGCTATGCTATGGTGCATGATAGCTTGCTCAGTAGCCTCAGGTGAGAGTAGCTAAATCCACAGCCACAACCTTCTGTTGTAGAACAGAAAGCTTTCTTCCTGCCTGTtactcttttgtgtttgtttgtttaattgtggTTGCTATGACGATTGTATGGAAGATTCTAttcttataacatttttaaagttacactAGCTTGTCTTCAGTAACATACAAAACCTTCACTCCTGTATAATGTACCTCCACTATTTCACTTATTGAGTCCTCAAAATTATACCTTTATTCAGTTTATGTCAAAAACACAAATTAGAGgtagttttttttattaaatatatttgtgttttaaggtaCGTGGAGAACAACTTGTGGAAGTGCATGttgttaattgtttcttttttctttttgagatggagtctcaccctgtcacccaggctggagcgcagtggtgcaatcttggctcattgaaagctccatctcccggattcatgccattctcctgtgtcagcctcccaagtagctgagactacaggcgcctgccaccttgcctgtcgaattttttgtacttttaggagagactgggtttcaccgtgttagccaggattgtctcgatctcctgacctcgtgatccacacacctcaacctcccaaagtgctgggattacaggtatgagccaccgtgcctggccaaatattatatcttatatatttgtacatgtatTTATCTTTACCTTAACCTTTGTTTGTTCATACTGCTTTTGAATGTCTGTCCATTCTACCCTGAAGTACTCCATAAGACATTTCTTAAAGGGTAGTCTACTTGTAAAGGGTGCCAGCTTTTGTGTGGGAATGTCATAATGTGTCGCTCCCCTTCGATGGACAATTTGGTGGATTATAAGGTTTAGGTTTGACAGTTTTTTCTGACATCACTTGGAACATATTAGTCTACTACGTTCTATCATCTTAGTTTTCAGGTGAGTAATCTACTGCTTTTCAGTGGTTATTCAGATAAGCGATTCACTGGCTATTTTTAGGGTCCCTTTTACATGACTAGctacttcctctccttcctttgaaAATCCTCAGGATTccctttgtatttgttttagacAGTTTAATTATCAGGTAAGTTTTAGTTTGTTTCTTCGAGTTTTTTTTACTTGAAGTCTGTTGAGCTACTTGGGTGCTTATTTATTGTCTTAAATTGTTGCATTCTTTatgattattttgttaaatagtctCCATGATCTTTTGTCTCTTCCTTCGAACTTCCAAAATGCATATGTATGGCTCCTTGATGGTGTCCCTCAGGTTTCTAGGCCATATCAATCTGCCTTGCCCCTTTTCAGACTCTGTTGGTGACCACTATATGGTTGACTGCCCCCAAGTGTGGGTATCACAGTGTGGGGACAGTTTGTCAGTTGGTCTCACAAGGCTGATGCATCCCATAGCTCAATTCCCAGACTTAAATCATTGTGGTCTCATTAGTCCACTACAATCTAGAAATCTCTAAATGTGAGGTATCACACAGAGTTCTTTGTCTCATGGCCaagaaaattaaagaggacagATGCAAAAAGGTTGAATCAAAACTTTTATAAGTGAAAGTAAAAAAACTCTTCACAGTGGGGGTGGAATGTGAGTGGTTTACCTACTTTAAGACTGTGCTTTACAGTTTCTAAAGGCAGAGAAGTAAAGGAATGTACTTAGTGTTCTTGGGGTAAGCGTTATTCAGCTTGGCCCTGAAACTTGGCCTTGGATTCACCTGGAGCTGAAGTGATGATTTGTAGAAGCTACAAGTCTCAGCCTTGGAACTTGGCCCTGGACCAAGAAAGGAGCTGAAGTGACAGCTTGACCTGAGACCTTGGGCTGGGACCAATCAAAGGATGAAGTAATGTCTCATGGTCACAATAATTAAGGAGGCTGGAAGTTGCAAAGTTCAAGTAGGATCTAAAGCAACACAACAGCCATCTGGACTCTGTCCAGATGTCATATAAGGGGTTTGAAACCAAGCCTTTGCATTAGCTCGGAAGAAATCACAAAGAGGCCGTGTGGATGCACCTATTCCAAAGGATGGGCCACTGACTGATACaaaaataggcttttaaaattgattgaaaTTGTTCAcaaatttcttgattttgttcaCCATTTCAAGGCttgttctgtttctgtccttCTTTAAATACTTCAGAAAGTACCCAAAATCGAGGCCACAGCAAAGGACACTTCCACGTGCACTGAACAGCACAAGCTTCCTCCCACCCACAGCAGTCCTATTCAGAGCATTAaccatttctttaattacttctATATTCAGTGCATTTTTTTATGTCGATCTAGTTTATAGCAACATCTGGGTGAATCTGTACTCTTTCTTCATGGCAATATATCTGTATGTGCTGCCATTTTATGTTAGCCCTCTGGTGAATTACATCTTCTTGATAAAAGGCTGGTCTCTGCCATTGTCAGTAAAATTTCTTTGCCCGTCTTTCACTCTTGCAACTGATGTatgcctgtctgtttctccatTGGCTGCTAATAGGCCCATTAATACCACTATACCTTTTTTGGTAGCTGAGTCTGCAACCATGGAAGCAGTAACTGAGCCAGACTTCTGAGAAAATAGTGGGTGAATCTGGGTCTTGTTCTCTCTTCCACACTATCCTGCCCTGGGATCTGATAAAGCCCTGATGAgcatcccttccccctccttgaAGACCACTGTATCCTGCTGATCTGCTGCAATAGGGTCCAGATTCTTGAGTTTCTGAATGCCACTCACTGTGTTCTTGTTGTGAATAGGGCTGTAAGGGGCAAGTGTCTTTCTTGATAGTTGAATATAGTAGCTCCATATTCTTTGGGTCGGACAGGTGTGACCCTGGATTACTGCCAACATTCTGGCTGGCAGCTCATAACTGGCTGCATTTGAATTTGTGGTGTTGGTCAGACCCTAGAGTTTTAGGAGCATTCTTAGAAAAGTTGGGCTTGGTAGATATAGAAGTTCATCTTCTGGTATTGTTTGAAAAAGTTCTAGTTGTTCTGGTCCAtgccacttttttattttttctgtttttcagtccgTCATCTGTTAaagttatatatacatttttccccAGTGCTGCTCTAGTTCCCAAGTGTCATACTGTTTCTTCCTAATCTTTCCAtcaccaaattttatttatttttcttttttttagacaaagtcttgagCTATCActcaggcaggagtacagtggcacagttgcacaatctcagctcactgcaacctctgcgtcctgtgttcatgtgattctcctgtctcagcctcctgagtagatgagattacaggggcctgccaccacacctggctaactttatgatttttagtagaaacaggttttcactgtattagccaggatggtctcaatctcctgaactcgtgatctgcccgccccagccttgcaaagtgctgggattacaggttgacacctgtaatccacttctttctgcctccagttcttcACCAGGTTCTGCATATGGATGAGCCTATTCTATTTCATCGCCACTGGTGTAATGAAAATTGTTTGAAATAGCAGCTATACCATGTGCTTTAGGCTCTCCACACTTACGCCCTGGTGGGACAGCTTGGGCTTTGTCTCATGGTACATGATAGCTGGCTTGGTAGCCTCAAATGAGAGTAGCTAAATCCACATCTCCTACTTTCTGGCATGGTACAGAAAGCTTTATACCTgcctgttattctttttcttttttaattgtcattgatACTGTGATTACATTGAATATTCTAAAGCTATTCCACTTTTAAGGTTATACTAGCTTACTTTCAGTAACACAAAAATCCCTTAACTCTGTATAGCTTCACCCCAATGATTTCCTTATTGAGTTCTCAAAATCATACCTTTATGTATTGTAGGTCAAAAACACAAGTTagttatagtatttttattaaatatatttgtgttttaaattacatGGGAAACAAATTGTGGAGGTGTGCGCTgttattctttatgttttataatatcttATATGTTTATCTTTACcgtaatatatattcattcatactgCTCTTTATTGTCTGTTCATTTTACTGTGAAGTATCCcataaggcattttttaaaaggatagtcTACTGGTAAAATGTCCCAGCTTTTATCTGGAAATGTCAtgatttctccctcacttataaGGGACAATGTTTTGAACATCAGATTTCTGTTCAAAAGTTTCTTCGTACATCATTTGCAATACGTTAATCTATTGCTTTCTGTCCTCTGAGTTTTCAGATAAGATTGCTGATTAATTTTGAGGGTTCTTGGAACATTACTAGCcacttcttttgttgctttcaagattttctctatctttctttcaaagggtttaattatcatataatttgagtttgtttctttgagtttctctTACTTGGAGTCTGTTGCGTTTGACATTCTTTACCATTATTGTCTCTATATAGTCTTCCTGATTCTTTTTGTCACCCTTTGAAATTCCAGTATGCGTAATATGGCTGCTGGATAGTGTTCCACAGCATTTTAGGCTTTGTTctcattactttacttttttatctATCATTTCCTAACTTAATAATATTAACACCCTTTCTTTGGTTTGCTGATAGTGTGTTCTTCCCCCAGCTCAAGTctgcttttaaatatctgtagtcaatattttttttacttctatcTCTAGAcacttttaggttttaaaataattttacttttttaattaaatttgttcACAACTTTTTgtgcttcttttgtttcttctattagCTGACTCTGAAACTTAATTCTAAATATTATGTTTTAGTACGACCACCATTTGGGCTGTCTACAAAAAGTTTCAggtcataatttctttttaattcttaaaatgagCCATATTTCTCGATTTCACTGTACAGTTTATCTCTAGACatctttaggttttaaaataattttactctttagattaataatttttgttcataATTGTTTGTGCTTCTTTGTTTATTCTATTAGCTTATTAagtatctaaattttaaatattacattttagtaAGGCTGCCATTTGGGCTGtcaaaaaaagcttattttttcgtagttttttttgtagttgttcttAAAATGAGACATACTTCCCTATTTCACTCTGTAGTTTGTGATTTTGCCGGGGCTGAAAAAgagcatttaaattttaaagtgctgtaactttgaaaataagattttctacTTCTATGGTTTGGTAgcgttttgtttattcattgcaTAGGCCCTTTCCCTCCTGTAAATCAGCTGTACTGAGCTTCTTCTGGGGTCTTTTTTGAGGCACATTGTTTTGGGGCACGCATCGTTAaaaccacatttcattttatacatatatatatatttgtgtatatatatacacacacacacacatatatgtgtacgtgtatatatgattaatatatatgatatatcagatatataatatatcagatatagtatatataatatacaatatataatatatgatatgtatatataatatatgatatatattatatagtatatataatacatgcattatataatatatgatatataatatattttaattatatattatatataatataatatatgatatgtataatatattacatattatatatgatactatatatgtctatattatatacaatttaatgatatataatatatgatatattatatattatattatatatgattatatatgatttatatattattaataatatatatatgactaattttgaaagttttagtctacaaatgtcttcagagaaaaagaagaacaatcaggaaaaacatatttttgctttttatatctaCTGAAAGTTGGTTGCACAGAGGGACAAAGAGCCTGCATAATGTTTAGGGAATAAAACAATGACTATTCACCTCTGTCGGGACCGCCACAAGCAGAAGCAGCAATCGGCAAGTGAGTCCTCCTGAGATTTGGAGGACAGAGTCCCTTCTCTTTACCATGGCTCTTGTAAGCTGCTCCAGAAATATTTGGAAGGCAGCATCCCACTGTGGTGGTTAATAAGGAATAAGTAGCTGCTGCTGATCTGGGctacaaaattgataaaatttaatttttatttactttgcaaaTCTTTTTCTGGAAGCTGTAAAACTTCATGTAGACTCGGAATTCTATAGTAATTGCACCATACTAATCCTTCCACTGCATCTATTGTATACTTGAACAGACGGATATACAGTGATCCGTTGTACATTGCATAACTTACCCAGAATCTACTATCATTTTACTTTGTCCTATTTGTCTTTACACCTAAAGTATGCCTCGCATAGAAGTCACAAATGTGACTCCTTCGTTTAAGGGTACACTTGCAACAACGTTTGCCTTTTTAAGCAAGAGCTCATATTTACAGTTCTTACAAGTAAAATGTTACATACTCTGACATTGACTTACATGTTTTCCATACGctctttcttccgcttgatcctGAAGTTATTTTTTGCTCGTTCAAaaaatttggctaattttttaaaaccttctgttatattttttatattacaattAGGTGTATTTGGGATTCCAATTATTATGGAAAACTTAAAATAGCCTACTATGAACAATACTAACTTGTGTGAATAATTTAGTGTTTAATGTCGACAATATAAAAATACGCTGTTCTTGTAATTTTCCATCATTCTCAATTTATATTATTGTCTGTGATTATATCTGTCCACACAGACTGTTCATCAACAGTTAAGTTTGCCAGGGTTGAAATAGTAATAGCATTTTTCTTATAGAGAAGCTTTAGTCACAATTTCCTTCAGCTTTTCTTTACCCAGACATGTTTGCTTGAATTTCATTTTACCAGTTATATATTTCaggtttgatagcatttttcGGTTAAAACTTGGATATCCCACCACCTTCTGACTTCATGGTTTCAGCTGAACaatcatttgttattttaatcaAGACCTTCTTGTACTTAGCAAATTGCTACTCCTTATCGGCTTatacaattttctttgtattggctCTTGATTGCCTATAATGTTTTCTGATGTGGCTATCATTGACTATATTGTGGTTAAAGATttttgtcctctttcagattgaGATTTTTAAGTTCAGGAAATGTTCAGCCATTTTTGCCTTACAAATTTTTGGCTTCTGTTATGCTTCATTTATAAGTTGTCCATATGGCATGTACCGGTGTACCACATGGTGTTCTattcactctttattttttttaaattttagtcttcAGACAgggttttttcagtttttattccttcAGATTGAAGGAATATTTACCTGCTCAAACTTGCTGTTAAACCCCTTTGTTATAGACATTACTTCGGTAGTTATCCCATTTTTTTTACGGGTTCTTTTGTAATTTGTCTCATTGATGCTCTCATGTTATTCTTTCATCATTTGTCTATCAT
This region includes:
- the LOC129025890 gene encoding testis-specific chromodomain protein Y 1-like, with the protein product MHHSIAAISHNFHYTSGDEIEDVHPYAEPGEELEAEKSGYLETQLKQSWHSNCSNPVSFLIASQEFEVESIVDKRRDKNGNTEYLIRWKGYDQQDDTWEPEQHLRNCEKCILDFNRRQTEKQKKLTWTRISRIFTNNARRRTSRSTKASYSKNSPKTQVTDRHHRSKNSKLFAASKIVRRKAASLLSDTQNMEKINSTIKTLAPESPFNDKKTVSGFQKLEKLYPIAADQQDTVVFKVTEGKLLQDSLSRPGAEQPGIENKTQIHPPMSQMSGSVTASMATGSATQKGIVVLVDPLAANGTTDMHTSVPRVKGGQRNITDDSRDQPFIKKMYFTIKLTESASTYRDIVVKREDGFTQIVLSTRSTERNALNTEVIKEIVNALNNAAVDDSKLVLFSAAGSVFCCGLDFGYFVKRLRNDRNRASLEMVDTIKNFVNTFIQFKKPIVVSVNGPAIGLGASILPLCDLVWANEKAWFQTPYMTFGQSPDGCSTITFQKMMGKASANEMLFAGRKLTAREACAKGLVSQVFLSGTFTQEVMIQIKELASYNQIVLEESKALVHSNIKLELEQANERECEVLRKIWSSAQGTESMLKYVENKTDEF